A window of Frankiaceae bacterium contains these coding sequences:
- a CDS encoding protease pro-enzyme activation domain-containing protein — protein sequence MRRRLALLSALAALAAPLAPVAAAPTVPLAGTVPAWAVPAARVGPVAADEDVQVQVLLPWRDARAARALALAVSDPANPAYGRHLTPAQWRDRFSPAPATVAAVSAWLRTSGLEVGAVPANRLVVPARGPARAVARAFGTSFSRYAVGGLALRAPGSAPRLPLTVARLVSGVRGLDQGAALIRTGHDDPPPPLPEEPPTPLDVAPPAAVQYGAPCSKHDGATVHSRLPAFRGKRPAAVVCETTPQALRAAYGVDALLRKKVDGSGQTVAMVGSHAIKPLGKDISTWSKRHGIPALKAGQLQQISYPGAYQTPVAEPYLRPSVWATQASTLFETVHTVAPGANLVYVGTTSSFDLMTGTLLAVDGAWGDAVINGWYTTSENVPEPEWTLIGAIAEQAAATGISLLFAAGDLGDNSWTGGNPTTVFPASEPLATSVGATSLVLGRGGRYVRELAWGKSQWLIEGGKWEEDIPATYRGTGGGTSNVHDQPAYQKGVVPGSLAERANGSLGRTVPDLAVMGDAETGMNIGYTMTFPDGKVRYAERRVASSTASTALVAGLLVLANDRRGKPIGFANPLLYGRYKAKRSFFRDIVRYGRAGGGVRVDFTDGATAKSGKKYVLKAFEEWGDNVPRRGYDTAAGLGTPTGSLLAAL from the coding sequence GTGAGACGACGCCTCGCCCTGCTCAGCGCCCTCGCGGCGCTCGCCGCCCCGCTCGCCCCGGTCGCCGCCGCGCCGACCGTGCCGCTCGCCGGCACCGTGCCCGCGTGGGCCGTGCCCGCCGCGCGCGTCGGCCCCGTCGCCGCGGACGAGGACGTCCAGGTCCAGGTGCTGCTGCCGTGGCGCGACGCCCGCGCCGCCCGCGCGCTCGCGCTGGCCGTGAGCGACCCGGCGAACCCGGCGTACGGCCGCCACCTCACCCCCGCGCAGTGGCGCGACCGCTTCTCGCCGGCGCCCGCGACGGTCGCCGCCGTCTCGGCCTGGCTGCGTACGTCCGGCCTCGAGGTCGGCGCCGTCCCCGCCAACCGCCTCGTCGTCCCCGCGCGCGGCCCCGCGCGGGCGGTGGCACGGGCGTTCGGGACGTCGTTCTCCCGGTACGCCGTCGGCGGGCTCGCCCTCCGTGCCCCCGGCTCGGCTCCGCGCCTGCCGCTCACCGTCGCGCGGCTCGTCTCCGGCGTCCGCGGGCTCGACCAGGGCGCGGCGCTGATCCGTACCGGCCACGACGACCCGCCGCCGCCGCTGCCCGAGGAGCCCCCGACGCCGCTCGACGTCGCGCCGCCGGCCGCCGTCCAGTACGGCGCGCCCTGCTCCAAGCACGACGGCGCGACCGTGCACTCCCGGCTGCCTGCGTTCCGCGGCAAGCGCCCCGCCGCCGTCGTCTGCGAGACGACGCCGCAGGCGCTGCGCGCGGCGTACGGCGTCGACGCCCTCCTCAGGAAGAAGGTCGACGGCAGCGGCCAGACCGTCGCGATGGTCGGCTCGCACGCCATCAAGCCGCTCGGCAAGGACATCTCGACGTGGTCCAAGCGGCACGGCATCCCGGCGCTGAAGGCCGGGCAGCTGCAGCAGATCTCGTACCCGGGGGCGTACCAGACGCCGGTCGCCGAGCCGTACCTCCGCCCGTCGGTCTGGGCCACGCAGGCGTCCACGCTGTTCGAGACCGTGCACACCGTCGCGCCCGGCGCGAACCTCGTCTACGTCGGCACCACGAGCTCGTTCGACCTCATGACCGGCACGCTGCTCGCCGTCGACGGCGCGTGGGGCGACGCGGTCATCAACGGCTGGTACACCACCTCCGAGAACGTCCCCGAGCCCGAGTGGACGCTCATCGGCGCCATCGCCGAGCAGGCCGCGGCGACCGGGATCTCGCTGCTGTTCGCGGCAGGGGACCTCGGCGACAACTCGTGGACCGGCGGCAACCCGACCACCGTCTTCCCCGCGAGCGAGCCGCTCGCCACGTCGGTCGGCGCCACCTCGCTCGTCCTCGGCCGCGGCGGGCGGTACGTCCGCGAGCTGGCCTGGGGCAAGTCGCAGTGGCTCATCGAGGGCGGCAAGTGGGAGGAGGACATCCCGGCGACGTACCGGGGGACGGGCGGCGGCACGTCCAACGTGCACGACCAGCCGGCGTACCAGAAGGGCGTCGTCCCCGGGTCCCTGGCCGAGCGGGCGAACGGCTCCCTCGGCCGCACCGTGCCCGACCTCGCCGTCATGGGCGACGCCGAGACCGGCATGAACATCGGCTACACGATGACGTTCCCCGACGGGAAGGTCCGCTACGCCGAGCGGCGGGTCGCGTCGTCGACCGCCTCGACGGCTCTGGTGGCGGGCCTGCTCGTGCTGGCGAACGACCGCCGCGGCAAGCCGATCGGCTTCGCGAACCCGCTGCTGTACGGGCGCTACAAGGCGAAGCGGTCGTTCTTCCGCGACATCGTCCGCTACGGCCGCGCGGGCGGCGGAGTCCGGGTCGACTTCACCGACGGGGCGACCGCGAAGAGCGGCAAGAAGTACGTCCTCAAGGCGTTCGAGGAGTGGGGCGATAACGTCCCGCGCCGCGGCTACGACACCGCCGCCGGCCTCGGCACGCCGACAGGTTCGTTGCTCGCGGCACTCTGA